In Rhinopithecus roxellana isolate Shanxi Qingling chromosome 4, ASM756505v1, whole genome shotgun sequence, a single genomic region encodes these proteins:
- the B3GALT4 gene encoding beta-1,3-galactosyltransferase 4: MPLRLFRRLLLTALLLVIVWTLFGPSGLGEELLSLSLASLLPAPASPGPPLALPRLLIPNQEACGGPGAPPFLLILVCTAPENLNQRNAIRASWGGLREARGLRVQTLFLLGEPNAQHPVWGSQGNDLASESAAQGDILQAAFQDSYRNLTLKTLSGLNWAEKHCPMARYVLKTDDDVYVNVPELVSELVLRGGRWEQWERSTEPQREAEVGNEQQEGGQALHSEEVPLLYLGRVHWRVNPSRTPGGRHRVSEEQWPHTWGPFPPYASGTGYVLSASAVQLILKVASRAPPLPLEDVFVGVSARRGGLAPTQCVKLAGATHYPLDRCCYGKFLLTSHRLDPWKMQEAWKLVGGSDGERTAPFCSWFQGVLGILRCRAIAWLHS, translated from the coding sequence ATGCCGCTCAGGCTCTTCCGGCGCCTGCTCCTCACCGCTCTGCTGCTGGTGATCGTCTGGACCCTCTTCGGGCCTTCGGGGTTGGGGGAGGAGCTGCTGAGCCTCTCACTAgcctccctgctcccagcccccGCCTCACCGGGGCCGCCCCTGGCCCTGCCCCGCCTCTTGATCCCCAACCAGGAAGCTTGCGGTGGTCCCGGGGCTCCTCCCTTCCTGCTCATCCTGGTGTGCACGGCACCGGAAAACCTGAACCAGAGAAACGCCATTCGGGCCTCGTGGGGCGGGCTGCGCGAGGCCCGGGGACTCAGGGTACAGACGCTATTCCTGCTGGGAGAGCCGAACGCACAGCACCCCGTGTGGGGCTCCCAGGGGAACGACTTGGCCTCGGAGTCAGCAGCCCAGGGGGATATCTTGCAGGCCGCCTTCCAGGACTCCTACCGCAACCTCACTCTCAAGACCCTCAGCGGGCTGAACTGGGCTGAGAAACACTGCCCCATGGCCCGATACGTCCTCAAGACGGACGATGATGTGTATGTCAACGTCCCCGAACTGGTATCAGAGCTGGTCTTGCGAGGGGGCCGTTGGGAGCAATGGGAGAGAAGCACGGAACCCCagagagaggctgaggttggaaatGAACAGCAGGAAGGAGGCCAGGCCTTGCACAGCGAGGAAGTGCCTCTTCTGTACCTGGGCCGGGTGCACTGGCGAGTGAACCCCTCTCGGACACCAGGGGGCAGGCACCGTGTATCAGAGGAGCAGTGGCCTCACACCTGGGGCCCCTTCCCACCCTATGCCTCAGGCACGGGGTATGTGCTCTCAGCGTCTGCTGTGCAGCTCATTCTCAAGGTAGCCAGCCGGGCACCCCCTCTCCCATTAGAGGATGTCTTTGTGGGGGTAAGTGCCCGACGAGGAGGCCTCGCCCCAACACAGTGTGTCAAGCTGGCTGGTGCCACCCACTACCCGCTAGACCGGTGCTGCTATGGGAAATTCCTGCTGACGTCCCACAGGCTGGACCCCTGGAAGATGCAGGAAGCCTGGAAGCTGGTGGGTGGCTCTGACGGGGAAAGGACTGCACCCTTTTGCTCCTGGTTCCAGGGAGTCCTGGGTATCCTGCGGTGTCGAGCAATAGCCTGGCTTCACAGCTGA
- the WDR46 gene encoding WD repeat-containing protein 46 isoform X1, with the protein METAPKSGRDVPPKKDKLQTKRRKPRRYWEEETVPTRDGASAGPPCNKKNRELRPQRRKNAHILKKSRISKKPQVPKKPREWKNPESQRSLSGAQDPFPGPAPVPVEVVQKFCRIDKSRKLPRSKAKTRSRLEVAEAEEEETSIKAARSELLLAEEPGFLEGEDGEDTAKICQADIVEAVDIASAAKHFDLNLRQFGPYRLNYSRTGRHLAFGGRRGHVAALDWVTKKLMCEINVMEAVRDIRFLHSEALLAVAQNRWLHIYDNQGIELHCIRRCDRVTRLEFLPFHFLLATASETGFLTYLDVSVGKIVAALNARAGRLDVMSQNPYNAVIHLGHSNGTVSLWSPAMKEPLAKILCHRGGVRAVAVDSTGTYMATSGLDHQLKIFDLRGTYQPLSTRTLPHGAGHLAFSQRGLLVAGMGDVVNIWAGQGKASPPSLEQPYLTHRLSGPVHGLQFCPFEDVLGVGHSGGITSMLVPGAGEPNFDGLESNPYRSRKQRQEWEVKALLEKVPAELICLDPRALAKVDVISLEQGKKERIERLGYDPEAKAPFQPKPKQKGRSSTASLVKRKRKVMDEEHRVDEYWDGPGLPQAAPSCLCLCPCQPATSHCPCVLPLSGPQDKVRQSLQQQQQRHKEVKAKSTGAWPSALDRFVR; encoded by the exons ATGGAGACAGCCCCCAAGTCAGGCAGGGATGTCCCGCCcaagaaagacaaacttcagaCCAAGAGAAGG AAACCGCGGCGATACTGGGAGGAAGAGACCGTTCCGACCAGAGACGGAGCCTCTGCAGGGCCTCCTTGTAACAAGAAGAATCGGGAGCTCCGTCCTCAGAGACGAAAAAATGCTCACATATTAAAGAAGTCTCGGATTTCTAAGAAGCCTCAGGTCCCGAAGAAACCCCGAGAATGGAAGAACCCGGAGTCCCAGCGGAGCTTGTCCGGG GCCCAAGATCCAttcccaggccccgcccccgTCCCTGTGGAGGTGGTCCAGAAGTTCTGTCGCATTGACAAATCCCGAAAG CTACCACGTTCTAAAGCCAAAACTCGAAGCCGACTTGAGGTGGCTGAAGCTGAGGAAGAGGAAACAAGTATCAAAGCTGCTCGTTCTGAGCTGCTGCTTGCTGAGGAACCTGG GTTTCTGGAAGGGGAGGATGGGGAAGACACAGCAAAGATATGCCAGGCTGACATTGTGGAGGCTGTGGACATTGCAAGTGCAGCCAAG cactttgacttGAATCTGAGGCAGTTTGGGCCCTACAGACTAAACTACTCTCGAACTGGAAG ACACCTGGCTTTTGGAGGGCGCCGAGGTCATGTGGCTGCCCTTGACTGGGTAACAAAGAAGCTTATGTGCGAGATCAACGTCATGGAGGCAGTGCGGGACATCCG GTTTCTCCATTCTGAGGCACTGCTTGCTGTTGCCCAGAACCGCTGGCTCCACATCTATGACAATCAGGGCATTGAGCTCCACTGTATCCGCCGGTGTGACCGAGTGACACGGCTTGAGTTCCTGCCCTTCCACTTCCTCCTGGCTACAGCT tcaGAAACAGGGTTTCTGACCTACCTGGATGTATCAGTGGGGAAGATCGTGGCAGCTCTGAATGCTCGAGCTGGGCGGCTCGATGTCATGAGTCAGAACCCTTACAATGCCGTCATCCATCTCGGACACAGCAATG GTACTGTGTCTTTATGGAGTCCAGCTATGAAGGAGCCACTGGCAAAGATTCTCTGTCATCGTGGTGGGGTCCGGGCTGTGGCAGTAGATTCTACAGGCAC GTACATGGCCACCTCTGGCCTAGACCACCAGCTGAAAATCTTTGACTTGAGAGGGACCTACCAGCCTCTGAGCACTCGGACCCTGCCCCATGGAGCAGGACACCTGGCCTTCTCCCAGAGGGGACTGCTGGTGGCGGGAATGGGTGACGTTGTCAACatctgggcagggcagggcaaggcCAGCCCACCCTCCCTTGAACAGCCCTACCTCACCCACCGGCTCTCAGGCCCTGTGCATGGCCTTCAGTTCTGCCCCTTTGAAGATGTGCTAGGGGTGGGGCACAGTGGGGGCATCACCAGCATGCTGGTCCCTG gGGCCGGTGAGCCCAACTTTGATGGCCTGGAGAGTAATCCTTACAGAAGCCGGAAGCAACGCCAGGAGTGGGAGGTGAAGGCCCTGCTAGAGAAG GTACCTGCAGAGCTTATTTGTCTTGACCCACGAGCCCTGGCCAAGGTGGATGTCATCTCTCTGGAGCAGGGAAAGAAGGAGCGGATAGAGAGGCTG GGCTATGACCCGGAGGCTAAGGCTCCCTTCCAGCCAAAGCCAAAGCAGAAGGGCCGTAGCTCCACAGCAAGCCtggtgaagaggaagaggaaggtcATGGATGAGGAACACAGGGTAGATGAGTATTGGGATGGGCCGGGCCTTCCACAGGCTGCACCCTCCTGCTTGTGCCTCTGCCCTTGTCAGCCTGCCACTTCTCACTGTCCCTGTGTCCTCCCCCTCTCCGGTCCCCAGGACAAGGTCCGGCAGAGccttcagcagcagcagcagcggcataAGGAAGTGAAGGCCAAGTCCACGGGGGCCTGGCCATCTGCCCTGGACAGATTTGTGCGCTGA
- the WDR46 gene encoding WD repeat-containing protein 46 isoform X2, translating to METAPKSGRDVPPKKDKLQTKRRKPRRYWEEETVPTRDGASAGPPCNKKNRELRPQRRKNAHILKKSRISKKPQVPKKPREWKNPESQRSLSGAQDPFPGPAPVPVEVVQKFCRIDKSRKLPRSKAKTRSRLEVAEAEEEETSIKAARSELLLAEEPGFLEGEDGEDTAKICQADIVEAVDIASAAKHFDLNLRQFGPYRLNYSRTGRHLAFGGRRGHVAALDWVTKKLMCEINVMEAVRDIRFLHSEALLAVAQNRWLHIYDNQGIELHCIRRCDRVTRLEFLPFHFLLATASETGFLTYLDVSVGKIVAALNARAGRLDVMSQNPYNAVIHLGHSNGTVSLWSPAMKEPLAKILCHRGGVRAVAVDSTGTYMATSGLDHQLKIFDLRGTYQPLSTRTLPHGAGHLAFSQRGLLVAGMGDVVNIWAGQGKASPPSLEQPYLTHRLSGPVHGLQFCPFEDVLGVGHSGGITSMLVPGAGEPNFDGLESNPYRSRKQRQEWEVKALLEKVPAELICLDPRALAKVDVISLEQGKKERIERLGYDPEAKAPFQPKPKQKGRSSTASLVKRKRKVMDEEHRDKVRQSLQQQQQRHKEVKAKSTGAWPSALDRFVR from the exons ATGGAGACAGCCCCCAAGTCAGGCAGGGATGTCCCGCCcaagaaagacaaacttcagaCCAAGAGAAGG AAACCGCGGCGATACTGGGAGGAAGAGACCGTTCCGACCAGAGACGGAGCCTCTGCAGGGCCTCCTTGTAACAAGAAGAATCGGGAGCTCCGTCCTCAGAGACGAAAAAATGCTCACATATTAAAGAAGTCTCGGATTTCTAAGAAGCCTCAGGTCCCGAAGAAACCCCGAGAATGGAAGAACCCGGAGTCCCAGCGGAGCTTGTCCGGG GCCCAAGATCCAttcccaggccccgcccccgTCCCTGTGGAGGTGGTCCAGAAGTTCTGTCGCATTGACAAATCCCGAAAG CTACCACGTTCTAAAGCCAAAACTCGAAGCCGACTTGAGGTGGCTGAAGCTGAGGAAGAGGAAACAAGTATCAAAGCTGCTCGTTCTGAGCTGCTGCTTGCTGAGGAACCTGG GTTTCTGGAAGGGGAGGATGGGGAAGACACAGCAAAGATATGCCAGGCTGACATTGTGGAGGCTGTGGACATTGCAAGTGCAGCCAAG cactttgacttGAATCTGAGGCAGTTTGGGCCCTACAGACTAAACTACTCTCGAACTGGAAG ACACCTGGCTTTTGGAGGGCGCCGAGGTCATGTGGCTGCCCTTGACTGGGTAACAAAGAAGCTTATGTGCGAGATCAACGTCATGGAGGCAGTGCGGGACATCCG GTTTCTCCATTCTGAGGCACTGCTTGCTGTTGCCCAGAACCGCTGGCTCCACATCTATGACAATCAGGGCATTGAGCTCCACTGTATCCGCCGGTGTGACCGAGTGACACGGCTTGAGTTCCTGCCCTTCCACTTCCTCCTGGCTACAGCT tcaGAAACAGGGTTTCTGACCTACCTGGATGTATCAGTGGGGAAGATCGTGGCAGCTCTGAATGCTCGAGCTGGGCGGCTCGATGTCATGAGTCAGAACCCTTACAATGCCGTCATCCATCTCGGACACAGCAATG GTACTGTGTCTTTATGGAGTCCAGCTATGAAGGAGCCACTGGCAAAGATTCTCTGTCATCGTGGTGGGGTCCGGGCTGTGGCAGTAGATTCTACAGGCAC GTACATGGCCACCTCTGGCCTAGACCACCAGCTGAAAATCTTTGACTTGAGAGGGACCTACCAGCCTCTGAGCACTCGGACCCTGCCCCATGGAGCAGGACACCTGGCCTTCTCCCAGAGGGGACTGCTGGTGGCGGGAATGGGTGACGTTGTCAACatctgggcagggcagggcaaggcCAGCCCACCCTCCCTTGAACAGCCCTACCTCACCCACCGGCTCTCAGGCCCTGTGCATGGCCTTCAGTTCTGCCCCTTTGAAGATGTGCTAGGGGTGGGGCACAGTGGGGGCATCACCAGCATGCTGGTCCCTG gGGCCGGTGAGCCCAACTTTGATGGCCTGGAGAGTAATCCTTACAGAAGCCGGAAGCAACGCCAGGAGTGGGAGGTGAAGGCCCTGCTAGAGAAG GTACCTGCAGAGCTTATTTGTCTTGACCCACGAGCCCTGGCCAAGGTGGATGTCATCTCTCTGGAGCAGGGAAAGAAGGAGCGGATAGAGAGGCTG GGCTATGACCCGGAGGCTAAGGCTCCCTTCCAGCCAAAGCCAAAGCAGAAGGGCCGTAGCTCCACAGCAAGCCtggtgaagaggaagaggaaggtcATGGATGAGGAACACAGG GACAAGGTCCGGCAGAGccttcagcagcagcagcagcggcataAGGAAGTGAAGGCCAAGTCCACGGGGGCCTGGCCATCTGCCCTGGACAGATTTGTGCGCTGA
- the WDR46 gene encoding WD repeat-containing protein 46 isoform X3, which translates to MGGKAQDPFPGPAPVPVEVVQKFCRIDKSRKLPRSKAKTRSRLEVAEAEEEETSIKAARSELLLAEEPGFLEGEDGEDTAKICQADIVEAVDIASAAKHFDLNLRQFGPYRLNYSRTGRHLAFGGRRGHVAALDWVTKKLMCEINVMEAVRDIRFLHSEALLAVAQNRWLHIYDNQGIELHCIRRCDRVTRLEFLPFHFLLATASETGFLTYLDVSVGKIVAALNARAGRLDVMSQNPYNAVIHLGHSNGTVSLWSPAMKEPLAKILCHRGGVRAVAVDSTGTYMATSGLDHQLKIFDLRGTYQPLSTRTLPHGAGHLAFSQRGLLVAGMGDVVNIWAGQGKASPPSLEQPYLTHRLSGPVHGLQFCPFEDVLGVGHSGGITSMLVPGAGEPNFDGLESNPYRSRKQRQEWEVKALLEKVPAELICLDPRALAKVDVISLEQGKKERIERLGYDPEAKAPFQPKPKQKGRSSTASLVKRKRKVMDEEHRVDEYWDGPGLPQAAPSCLCLCPCQPATSHCPCVLPLSGPQDKVRQSLQQQQQRHKEVKAKSTGAWPSALDRFVR; encoded by the exons ATGGGTGGCAAG GCCCAAGATCCAttcccaggccccgcccccgTCCCTGTGGAGGTGGTCCAGAAGTTCTGTCGCATTGACAAATCCCGAAAG CTACCACGTTCTAAAGCCAAAACTCGAAGCCGACTTGAGGTGGCTGAAGCTGAGGAAGAGGAAACAAGTATCAAAGCTGCTCGTTCTGAGCTGCTGCTTGCTGAGGAACCTGG GTTTCTGGAAGGGGAGGATGGGGAAGACACAGCAAAGATATGCCAGGCTGACATTGTGGAGGCTGTGGACATTGCAAGTGCAGCCAAG cactttgacttGAATCTGAGGCAGTTTGGGCCCTACAGACTAAACTACTCTCGAACTGGAAG ACACCTGGCTTTTGGAGGGCGCCGAGGTCATGTGGCTGCCCTTGACTGGGTAACAAAGAAGCTTATGTGCGAGATCAACGTCATGGAGGCAGTGCGGGACATCCG GTTTCTCCATTCTGAGGCACTGCTTGCTGTTGCCCAGAACCGCTGGCTCCACATCTATGACAATCAGGGCATTGAGCTCCACTGTATCCGCCGGTGTGACCGAGTGACACGGCTTGAGTTCCTGCCCTTCCACTTCCTCCTGGCTACAGCT tcaGAAACAGGGTTTCTGACCTACCTGGATGTATCAGTGGGGAAGATCGTGGCAGCTCTGAATGCTCGAGCTGGGCGGCTCGATGTCATGAGTCAGAACCCTTACAATGCCGTCATCCATCTCGGACACAGCAATG GTACTGTGTCTTTATGGAGTCCAGCTATGAAGGAGCCACTGGCAAAGATTCTCTGTCATCGTGGTGGGGTCCGGGCTGTGGCAGTAGATTCTACAGGCAC GTACATGGCCACCTCTGGCCTAGACCACCAGCTGAAAATCTTTGACTTGAGAGGGACCTACCAGCCTCTGAGCACTCGGACCCTGCCCCATGGAGCAGGACACCTGGCCTTCTCCCAGAGGGGACTGCTGGTGGCGGGAATGGGTGACGTTGTCAACatctgggcagggcagggcaaggcCAGCCCACCCTCCCTTGAACAGCCCTACCTCACCCACCGGCTCTCAGGCCCTGTGCATGGCCTTCAGTTCTGCCCCTTTGAAGATGTGCTAGGGGTGGGGCACAGTGGGGGCATCACCAGCATGCTGGTCCCTG gGGCCGGTGAGCCCAACTTTGATGGCCTGGAGAGTAATCCTTACAGAAGCCGGAAGCAACGCCAGGAGTGGGAGGTGAAGGCCCTGCTAGAGAAG GTACCTGCAGAGCTTATTTGTCTTGACCCACGAGCCCTGGCCAAGGTGGATGTCATCTCTCTGGAGCAGGGAAAGAAGGAGCGGATAGAGAGGCTG GGCTATGACCCGGAGGCTAAGGCTCCCTTCCAGCCAAAGCCAAAGCAGAAGGGCCGTAGCTCCACAGCAAGCCtggtgaagaggaagaggaaggtcATGGATGAGGAACACAGGGTAGATGAGTATTGGGATGGGCCGGGCCTTCCACAGGCTGCACCCTCCTGCTTGTGCCTCTGCCCTTGTCAGCCTGCCACTTCTCACTGTCCCTGTGTCCTCCCCCTCTCCGGTCCCCAGGACAAGGTCCGGCAGAGccttcagcagcagcagcagcggcataAGGAAGTGAAGGCCAAGTCCACGGGGGCCTGGCCATCTGCCCTGGACAGATTTGTGCGCTGA
- the PFDN6 gene encoding prefoldin subunit 6, with product MAELIQKKLQGEVEKYQQLQKDLSKSMSGRQKLEAQLTENNIVKEELALLDGSNVVFKLLGPVLVKQELGEARATVGKRLDYITAEIKRYESQLRDLERQSEQQRETLAQLQQEFQRAQAAKAGAPGKA from the exons ATGGCGGAGCTGATCCAGAAGAAGCTGCAGGGAGAAGTGGAGAAATATCAACAGCTACAGAAGG ACTTGAGTAAATCCATGTCGGGGAGGCAGAAACTTGAAGCACAACTAACAGAAAATAATATCGTGAAAGAG GAACTGGCCCTGCTGGATGGGTCCAACGTGGTCTTTAAACTTCTGGGTCCAGTGCTAGTCAAACAGGAGCTGGGGGAGGCTCGGGCCACAGTAGGGAAGAGGCTGGACTATATCACAGCTGAAAT TAAGCGATACGAATCCCAGCTCCGGGATCTTGAGCGGCAGTcagagcaacagagggagacccttgCTCAGCTGCAGCAGGAGTTCCAGCGGGCACAGGCGGCAAAGGCAGGGGCTCCTGGCAAGGCCTGA